In bacterium, one DNA window encodes the following:
- a CDS encoding C-GCAxxG-C-C family protein produces MNQNLTRKQFLRNGTKYVAGIAVGAAALNAMDLKPLQAFTKTAAWPYPYAELDIEAVRIAAHDAFWSGKGCSYGAFYGIMFELRKQIGEPWDSFPPEIMIYGHGGGAGWGATCGTINGAAALISLVSEKATSDKLVNELYGWYTQVMLPTDTSNQLGVDSGYGENKVTEALPQNESGSPLCHASVTMWCDTAKKKVGDLERKERCARVTGDTAAYAAYLLNENLLGEFNPMYVVPQEVTDCMACHGNGMNDNVAAKMECETCHGDPHATSGITQLGGAALGFSLSQNYPNPFNPKTTIKFALPKSENVYLYIYDSHGRLMNTLVNGENMAAGSYEVTWNGINDFGQTLSSGTYFARIKAGQFEKTRKMILAK; encoded by the coding sequence ACAAAGTATGTGGCAGGGATCGCAGTGGGAGCAGCCGCGCTCAATGCAATGGACTTGAAACCGCTCCAGGCCTTCACGAAAACGGCCGCGTGGCCATATCCGTATGCGGAACTCGATATCGAAGCTGTACGCATCGCTGCGCACGATGCGTTTTGGAGCGGGAAGGGATGCTCGTACGGTGCGTTCTATGGAATAATGTTCGAGCTGCGCAAGCAAATCGGGGAACCGTGGGATAGCTTTCCACCTGAGATCATGATATATGGCCATGGTGGTGGCGCAGGGTGGGGGGCCACCTGTGGCACCATTAACGGGGCTGCCGCCTTGATCTCGCTCGTGAGCGAAAAGGCGACATCAGATAAACTGGTCAACGAACTCTATGGCTGGTACACTCAGGTGATGCTGCCCACCGATACGAGCAATCAGCTCGGCGTTGACTCCGGGTACGGCGAGAACAAGGTCACCGAGGCGCTCCCGCAGAACGAGTCGGGTTCACCTCTCTGTCATGCTTCCGTCACCATGTGGTGTGATACCGCAAAGAAGAAAGTTGGTGATCTCGAACGCAAGGAGAGATGTGCCAGAGTCACCGGTGATACTGCTGCATATGCCGCGTACCTGTTGAATGAAAACCTGCTCGGTGAGTTCAACCCGATGTATGTTGTTCCGCAGGAGGTTACCGACTGCATGGCTTGCCATGGAAACGGGATGAATGACAACGTGGCAGCCAAGATGGAATGCGAGACCTGCCACGGCGATCCGCATGCCACCAGTGGTATCACCCAGCTCGGCGGAGCTGCTCTCGGATTTTCTCTCTCGCAGAACTACCCCAATCCATTCAATCCGAAAACAACGATCAAATTCGCACTTCCGAAGTCGGAGAATGTGTACCTGTACATCTATGACAGCCATGGAAGGTTGATGAACACTCTCGTCAACGGGGAGAACATGGCCGCTGGAAGCTATGAAGTCACCTGGAACGGGATCAACGATTTCGGGCAAACGCTTTCAAGCGGTACGTATTTCGCCCGTATCAAGGCGGGGCAGTTCGAGAAGACCCGCAAGATGATCCTCGCGAAATAA